The following proteins are encoded in a genomic region of Hymenobacter siberiensis:
- a CDS encoding heme exporter protein CcmB codes for MLLREISTLLAKDFRLEWRQRAALGGLLLYVGSTVFVCFLSFSLRGGTPPPPAWNALLWVILLFAALNAVAKGFMQESPGQRLYYYTLVRPQAVILAKMLYNTLLLMAVALLGLFLYTVFLGNPIQDAPLFVANLLLGAVGFATTLTLVSGIAAKAGGNGATLMAILGFPLMVPMLLLLIKVSKNALDGLDRGLSHQSLLTLLALNMIVGATSYLLFPFLWRG; via the coding sequence GTGCTGCTCCGCGAAATCTCCACCTTGTTAGCCAAAGACTTCCGCCTCGAATGGCGGCAGCGGGCGGCGCTGGGCGGGTTGCTGCTGTACGTGGGCAGCACGGTATTCGTATGCTTTCTGAGCTTCAGCCTGCGCGGCGGCACCCCGCCCCCGCCGGCCTGGAACGCGCTGCTGTGGGTCATTCTGCTCTTTGCGGCCCTGAACGCGGTAGCCAAAGGATTCATGCAGGAAAGCCCGGGCCAGCGGCTGTACTACTACACGCTGGTGCGGCCCCAGGCCGTTATTCTGGCCAAGATGCTGTATAATACCCTGTTGCTAATGGCGGTGGCATTGTTGGGACTCTTCCTTTACACGGTGTTTCTGGGCAATCCCATTCAGGATGCGCCGCTGTTTGTGGCCAACTTGCTGCTGGGGGCCGTGGGCTTTGCCACTACGCTCACGCTGGTGTCGGGCATTGCGGCCAAGGCGGGCGGCAATGGGGCCACGCTCATGGCCATCCTAGGCTTCCCGCTGATGGTGCCCATGCTGCTGCTGCTCATCAAGGTGAGCAAGAATGCGCTCGATGGGCTGGACCGGGGCCTGAGCCACCAGTCGCTACTCACGCTGCTGGCCCTGAACATGATAGTGGGCGCAACTTCGTATCTGCTGTTTCCTTTTTTGTGGCGCGGTTGA
- the porU gene encoding type IX secretion system sortase PorU, which produces MRLSFLFVAFVGIIVGATAPAAKAQSDGTTAHGVVKWGGYIEVPSLNPRKQKVPGFSEAQLVLDDQVGWFSMRLSGEVRQGEFLNMVYEPFSAADAKLFNSSKLPAGPEAQLVTGVEMKQAVTFLRLRPVRRGPQSGQPERLVSFDYRYAPAGAGVAARGTASTRNYAAHSVLQSGDWYKLGVAENGNSKSGIYKLDKAALSKLGLPSGLNPNNLHLYGNAMGILPQANAAYRPDDLMENNIMFVNSNNDNVLDDNEYFLFYSPGAHTWAAQGGMFRHRNNVYTDTAYYFVKVDARPGLRVPVKAAVPATGQPVSITSFTYRDFYEHDLVNLLHSGRNWVGEGFQVGGKQEFTLGGISDLVPNSSVRVTTNLLASSSVASAFQVTLNAQPLATQLIEARSGQPFSAETIVSSSTNQLSLSAPGTELRLELTYSSNDPGASGYLDYFEINAERLLKLSGPQLEFRTLTNVGPGRQNRYVFAGLPTGAVVWDVTNPRRPQAMTLDASSSFIAPADTVREFVTLQPGGDFSDHPVRAFGKVANQDLHALNSTVGAPMLDLVIVTHPTFLAQAKQLAAHRTTHDNLRVAVATTGQIYNEFGSGGQDVSAIRDFMKMLYDRAPAGKNMQLLLLGDASYDYKSDPYNDKSAEPDWWKKRVPFKTDANFDAFNQNYVPTYESRESQSPYPSYPPGFYGQASYSSDDFYGLLDDNEGEWDEQNLGSELFDIGVGRLPVRLPKGELNNTTQAQQMVNKVIGYDATAAYGKWRNRITLVSDDGNNNIFIDSSIGSDAIANIINATAPVYNVHKVYLDLYAQQAVAAGQRSPDANRAIDQSVEQGSLIVNYLGHGGPKGLADEQIVTNASVLALRNPNNLTFFTTGTCDFSTYDNPDFTSAGEQSLTDNATGGAVGLFTTTRVVEAGLNAGLNQRYFNRVLQPINGQMPNIGTIVMMSKNDYQAGGINNRNYSLLADPSMVLAYPKQTVVLDSVRQRIGKGWVTADTLHALSRIRLHGKLLNNGTLNATFTGRAQVTIYDKPTTVMTLGNEPGDTPSPIRIQESVIYGGQADVVNGQFSLVFVVPKDINYQVGMGKISLYASDATHSIDANGYQTRLAGGASRNAPEDNQPPRISLFMDSKAFVFGGLTGQTTTLLADLADENGINTTGTGIGHDITAVIDHDPNKLLVLNESYVANVGDFTSGNVKNLFKDLSTGPHSLTVKAWDTYNNSSEKEIEFIVAHDVKLALDHVLNYPNPFAHSTTFFFDHNQAGSEPDNLDVQVQIFTVAGHLVRTLNAIVPSTVAHQQSISWNGRDDYDDQLARGVYVYRLTVRSQRNNSVASKYEKLVILN; this is translated from the coding sequence ATGCGTCTTTCTTTCCTCTTTGTTGCATTCGTGGGAATCATCGTGGGGGCCACAGCTCCGGCGGCCAAAGCCCAGTCGGATGGTACCACAGCCCACGGAGTAGTGAAATGGGGCGGCTACATTGAGGTGCCCAGCCTGAACCCCCGCAAGCAGAAAGTGCCGGGCTTCAGCGAAGCCCAGCTGGTGCTCGATGACCAGGTTGGCTGGTTCAGCATGCGCCTGAGTGGGGAGGTGCGCCAGGGCGAGTTCCTCAACATGGTGTACGAGCCGTTTTCAGCGGCCGATGCTAAGCTGTTCAATAGCAGCAAGCTGCCGGCTGGCCCCGAGGCCCAGCTCGTCACCGGCGTTGAGATGAAGCAGGCCGTTACGTTCCTGCGCCTGCGCCCCGTGCGGCGCGGCCCCCAGAGCGGCCAGCCCGAGCGCCTGGTTTCGTTCGACTACCGCTACGCGCCCGCCGGGGCCGGCGTGGCCGCCCGGGGCACCGCCTCTACCCGCAACTACGCCGCCCATTCGGTGCTGCAAAGCGGCGACTGGTACAAGCTGGGCGTGGCCGAAAACGGCAACAGCAAAAGCGGCATCTACAAGCTCGATAAAGCTGCGCTGAGCAAGCTGGGCCTGCCGTCGGGCCTCAACCCCAACAACCTGCACCTGTACGGCAATGCCATGGGCATACTGCCCCAGGCCAACGCCGCCTACCGGCCCGATGACCTGATGGAGAATAACATCATGTTTGTCAACAGTAATAATGACAACGTACTGGACGACAACGAGTACTTCCTGTTTTATTCGCCCGGGGCGCATACCTGGGCGGCGCAGGGTGGCATGTTCCGGCACCGCAACAACGTTTACACCGATACTGCTTACTACTTCGTGAAAGTGGATGCGCGGCCGGGCCTGCGGGTGCCGGTGAAGGCCGCCGTGCCGGCCACGGGCCAGCCCGTCAGCATCACCAGTTTCACCTACCGCGACTTCTACGAGCACGACCTGGTGAACCTGCTGCACTCGGGCCGCAACTGGGTGGGCGAGGGTTTCCAGGTGGGCGGCAAGCAGGAGTTTACGCTCGGCGGAATCAGCGATTTGGTGCCGAATAGCTCGGTACGTGTCACCACGAACTTGCTGGCCAGCTCCTCGGTGGCTAGCGCTTTTCAGGTTACGCTGAATGCGCAGCCCCTGGCTACTCAGCTCATTGAGGCTCGGTCCGGCCAGCCGTTCTCGGCCGAAACCATTGTGTCGTCATCCACCAACCAGTTGAGCCTGAGTGCGCCGGGTACTGAGCTGCGGCTGGAGCTGACGTATAGCAGCAACGACCCTGGCGCCAGCGGCTACCTCGATTACTTTGAGATTAACGCCGAGCGCCTGCTCAAGCTCAGCGGCCCGCAGCTGGAGTTCCGGACGCTGACCAACGTTGGTCCCGGCCGGCAGAACCGCTACGTTTTTGCTGGCCTGCCTACCGGGGCCGTGGTGTGGGACGTGACCAACCCGCGCCGCCCCCAGGCCATGACGCTCGATGCCAGCAGTAGCTTCATCGCGCCGGCCGATACGGTGCGCGAGTTTGTGACCCTGCAACCCGGTGGCGACTTTAGCGACCACCCGGTGCGGGCCTTCGGCAAAGTAGCCAACCAGGACCTGCACGCGCTCAATAGCACCGTGGGCGCGCCCATGCTGGACCTTGTGATTGTGACGCATCCGACGTTTCTGGCGCAGGCAAAGCAGCTGGCCGCTCACCGCACCACGCACGACAACCTGCGGGTGGCGGTGGCCACTACCGGCCAGATATACAATGAGTTTGGCTCGGGCGGGCAGGACGTGTCGGCCATCCGCGATTTTATGAAGATGCTGTACGACCGCGCTCCGGCCGGCAAAAACATGCAGCTGCTGCTACTGGGCGATGCTTCGTATGATTATAAGTCGGACCCGTACAACGACAAGAGCGCCGAGCCAGACTGGTGGAAAAAAAGGGTGCCGTTTAAAACCGATGCCAATTTTGACGCCTTCAACCAGAACTACGTGCCCACCTACGAGTCGCGGGAGTCGCAGTCGCCCTACCCGTCGTACCCGCCCGGTTTCTATGGCCAGGCCAGCTATTCTTCCGATGATTTCTATGGCCTGCTGGATGACAACGAAGGCGAGTGGGACGAGCAGAACCTGGGCAGCGAGCTGTTTGATATTGGCGTGGGCCGCCTGCCGGTGCGCCTGCCCAAAGGCGAGCTGAACAACACCACCCAGGCCCAGCAGATGGTGAACAAGGTGATTGGCTACGATGCCACCGCCGCCTACGGCAAGTGGCGCAACCGTATTACGCTGGTGTCGGACGATGGCAACAACAACATCTTCATCGACAGCAGCATTGGTTCCGATGCCATTGCCAACATCATCAATGCCACCGCCCCGGTTTACAACGTGCACAAAGTGTACCTGGACCTGTACGCCCAGCAGGCCGTGGCCGCCGGCCAACGCTCGCCCGATGCCAACCGCGCCATCGACCAGTCGGTGGAGCAGGGCTCGCTGATTGTGAACTACCTGGGCCACGGTGGCCCCAAGGGCCTGGCCGATGAGCAGATTGTGACCAACGCCTCGGTGCTGGCCCTGCGCAACCCCAACAACCTCACGTTCTTCACCACCGGCACCTGCGATTTCAGCACCTACGACAACCCCGATTTCACCTCGGCCGGCGAGCAGTCGCTTACCGATAATGCTACGGGCGGGGCCGTGGGGCTCTTCACCACCACCCGCGTGGTTGAGGCCGGCCTCAATGCCGGCCTCAACCAGCGCTACTTCAACCGGGTGCTGCAGCCCATCAATGGCCAGATGCCCAACATCGGCACCATTGTGATGATGAGCAAGAATGACTACCAGGCCGGGGGCATCAACAACCGCAACTATTCGCTGCTGGCCGACCCCAGCATGGTGCTGGCCTACCCCAAGCAAACGGTGGTGCTCGACAGCGTGCGCCAGCGCATCGGGAAAGGTTGGGTGACTGCCGACACCTTGCACGCGCTGTCGCGCATTCGCCTGCACGGCAAGCTGCTGAACAACGGTACCCTGAACGCCACGTTTACCGGCCGGGCCCAGGTTACGATTTACGACAAGCCCACCACCGTGATGACCCTCGGCAACGAGCCCGGCGATACGCCATCGCCGATTAGGATTCAGGAGAGCGTGATTTATGGCGGGCAGGCCGATGTGGTGAACGGCCAGTTCAGCCTGGTCTTTGTGGTGCCCAAAGACATCAATTACCAGGTTGGAATGGGCAAAATCAGCCTTTACGCTTCAGATGCTACCCACAGCATCGACGCCAACGGCTACCAGACACGGCTGGCGGGTGGAGCCTCCCGCAATGCGCCTGAGGACAACCAGCCGCCGCGCATCAGTCTCTTTATGGACAGCAAGGCATTCGTGTTCGGCGGCCTCACGGGCCAGACCACCACACTGCTGGCCGATTTGGCCGACGAAAACGGCATCAATACCACGGGCACGGGCATTGGCCACGACATCACGGCTGTTATCGACCACGACCCTAATAAGCTGCTGGTACTGAACGAGAGCTATGTGGCCAACGTGGGGGACTTTACCTCGGGCAACGTGAAAAATCTGTTCAAAGACCTGAGCACGGGGCCGCACTCGCTCACGGTCAAAGCCTGGGATACTTATAATAATTCGTCCGAGAAGGAGATTGAGTTCATCGTAGCCCACGATGTGAAGCTGGCGCTCGACCATGTGCTGAACTACCCCAATCCGTTTGCCCACTCCACTACGTTCTTCTTCGACCACAACCAGGCGGGCAGCGAACCCGACAACCTGGATGTACAAGTGCAGATTTTTACCGTGGCCGGCCACCTGGTGCGTACCCTCAATGCCATTGTGCCCAGCACCGTAGCCCACCAGCAGAGCATCAGCTGGAACGGCCGCGACGATTACGACGACCAGCTGGCGCGCGGCGTATACGTTTACCGCCTCACCGTGCGTTCGCAGCGTAACAATTCGGTGGCTTCGAAATACGAAAAACTCGTCATCCTCAATTAA
- the porV gene encoding type IX secretion system outer membrane channel protein PorV encodes MQLLFSRSRVALSAGLLAVVATAQGQTTPHTITTAVPILTLSPDARSSALGEAGVATSPDANSAYFNPGKLGFVQYKYAASVSYSPWLRNITDDMSLSYLSGYAKVGKRSAFGASLMYFDLGSIDYRDGGNLPVGSFNPKEYALAVSYGLQLTDNFGVGASVRYIRSNLVGAYANNDAKSGNAAAVDLGAYYSKDATIGTGIYNLAFGASITNIGNKMTYADPLNPSFLPTTLKLGTAITREIDQYNKITVTFDASKLLVPSPYYETLLVGGTIAERNAQLEFIKAENTRRNNQNIVSGIFNSFNDAPGGFKEELREINLSSGLEYNYNDITLLFSGTKTGVPDFGVTTPHPQNLFCPVKQHFAAKITTLLQQALFVGHSSRQSLWATFAFWPDKEPQRAIRRGGPAPQ; translated from the coding sequence ATGCAGCTTCTTTTTTCCCGTTCGCGCGTGGCGCTTTCAGCCGGCTTGCTGGCCGTAGTGGCCACTGCCCAGGGCCAGACTACACCCCACACCATTACCACGGCCGTGCCTATTCTGACCCTCAGCCCCGATGCGCGTTCATCGGCGCTGGGCGAGGCGGGTGTGGCAACTTCGCCCGACGCGAACTCGGCGTATTTTAACCCGGGCAAGCTGGGCTTCGTGCAGTACAAGTACGCCGCCTCGGTATCCTACTCGCCCTGGCTGCGCAACATCACCGACGATATGAGCTTGTCGTACCTCTCGGGCTACGCCAAGGTGGGCAAGCGCTCCGCCTTTGGGGCTTCGCTGATGTATTTCGATTTGGGAAGCATTGACTACCGCGACGGCGGCAATCTGCCGGTCGGTTCTTTCAACCCCAAAGAGTATGCCCTGGCCGTGTCCTACGGCTTGCAGCTGACGGATAATTTCGGGGTGGGCGCTTCGGTGCGCTACATCCGCTCCAACTTGGTGGGAGCATACGCAAACAACGATGCCAAGTCCGGCAATGCCGCTGCCGTGGACCTGGGGGCCTATTATTCCAAGGATGCCACCATTGGCACCGGCATCTATAACCTGGCTTTTGGGGCTTCGATAACCAACATCGGCAACAAGATGACCTATGCCGACCCGCTCAACCCCAGCTTCCTGCCCACTACGCTGAAGCTGGGCACGGCCATCACCCGCGAGATTGACCAGTACAACAAGATTACGGTCACCTTCGACGCCAGCAAGCTGCTCGTGCCCTCGCCGTACTACGAAACGCTTCTTGTTGGTGGCACAATAGCCGAGCGGAATGCGCAGTTGGAGTTTATTAAAGCCGAAAACACCCGCCGCAACAACCAGAACATCGTGAGTGGCATCTTCAACTCGTTCAACGATGCGCCCGGTGGCTTTAAGGAAGAGCTGCGCGAAATCAACCTTTCCAGCGGCTTGGAGTACAACTACAACGATATCACCCTACTATTTTCAGGTACAAAAACGGGGGTGCCCGACTTTGGGGTTACGACACCTCACCCGCAAAACCTGTTCTGCCCCGTGAAGCAACACTTCGCCGCTAAAATTACGACGCTTTTGCAGCAGGCCCTGTTTGTGGGCCACTCGTCCCGCCAAAGTTTGTGGGCTACGTTTGCATTCTGGCCTGACAAAGAGCCGCAACGTGCAATTCGGCGAGGTGGCCCAGCACCTCAATGA
- a CDS encoding CcmD family protein, with protein MNNKLVLRPLGRVCQLLLPLLLLTSLAFAQTAEVAPTMADDLRASGKIYVVVAVVAIIVAGLLAYLISLDRKVSRLEKEMKS; from the coding sequence ATGAACAATAAGCTTGTCCTGCGCCCACTGGGGCGCGTTTGCCAACTACTGCTGCCGCTGTTGCTACTCACTTCGCTGGCTTTTGCCCAAACGGCCGAGGTGGCCCCCACCATGGCCGATGACCTGCGCGCCAGCGGCAAAATATACGTGGTGGTGGCCGTGGTGGCCATCATCGTGGCGGGCCTGTTGGCCTACCTCATTTCGCTCGACCGCAAAGTGAGCCGCCTCGAAAAAGAAATGAAGTCCTAG
- a CDS encoding MBL fold metallo-hydrolase, with product MTVAGFTFNAFSENTYLLIDEATRQCAIVDPGCYTPAEQQALREYVEHNALQVVLLLNTHAHIDHVLGNQFVLSTWPGTPFLLHSLDLPTLRAVPTYAANYGFPQYQPAEPTGELVAGQPVHIGETELEVRFTPGHAPGHVVFYHAPTATVIGGDVLFQRSIGRTDLPGGDHATLLHSIETELMTLPDATTVHPGHGPATTIGEERRGNPFLI from the coding sequence ATGACAGTCGCTGGTTTTACCTTCAACGCTTTTTCCGAAAATACCTACCTGCTCATCGACGAGGCCACCCGGCAGTGCGCCATCGTGGACCCCGGCTGCTACACGCCCGCCGAGCAGCAGGCCCTGCGCGAGTACGTGGAGCACAATGCTTTACAGGTAGTACTGCTGCTGAATACCCACGCCCACATCGACCATGTGCTGGGCAATCAGTTTGTGCTGAGCACCTGGCCCGGCACGCCGTTTCTGCTGCACAGCCTCGATTTGCCCACGTTACGCGCCGTGCCCACCTACGCCGCCAATTACGGCTTTCCGCAGTACCAGCCGGCCGAGCCCACCGGCGAGCTGGTAGCCGGCCAGCCCGTGCACATCGGCGAAACGGAGCTGGAAGTGCGCTTCACGCCGGGCCACGCGCCGGGCCACGTCGTATTCTACCACGCGCCCACGGCCACGGTTATTGGCGGCGACGTATTGTTTCAGCGCAGCATCGGTCGCACCGATTTGCCCGGCGGCGACCACGCCACGCTGCTCCACAGCATCGAAACCGAGCTGATGACCCTGCCCGATGCCACCACCGTGCACCCCGGCCACGGCCCCGCCACCACCATCGGCGAGGAGCGGCGCGGCAACCCGTTTCTCATTTAA
- a CDS encoding NAD(P)/FAD-dependent oxidoreductase: protein MTDCDFLIVGHGIAGATLAYVLRERGHRVLVYDPGQENSASNVAAGLMNPVAGKRFALTWRAAELLPFAAAFYRELEQRYQQSFFSEAPIFKIFASVEEQNAMLARSADNPWGDFVAALTTTDPGLAGVHAPFGGAWLRHGGHVAVRELLASMAAEGTRDGWLRRETFDWTRLVFEPGGAEYAGQVRARHVICCEGAAAVRNPYFSWLPLTPNQGEVLDVDCADLSSDQVLNRGAYVVPVGAGRFRVGATYRWPPFADGPTAVGREELAARLTVVTDLPFAVTGQQAGVRPAVRDRRPLMGPHPTVPALSFCGGYGSKGVMLAPRLAVMLADSLLHQTELWPDASLQRYNALQPVGVT from the coding sequence ATGACGGACTGTGATTTTCTGATAGTGGGCCACGGCATTGCGGGCGCCACGCTGGCTTATGTATTGCGCGAGCGGGGCCACCGGGTGCTGGTGTACGACCCCGGCCAGGAAAACTCGGCCTCCAACGTAGCGGCGGGCCTGATGAACCCCGTGGCCGGCAAGCGCTTCGCCCTCACCTGGCGGGCGGCCGAGCTGCTGCCCTTCGCGGCTGCTTTTTACCGCGAGCTGGAGCAGCGCTACCAGCAGTCGTTTTTCAGCGAAGCGCCCATTTTTAAAATCTTTGCCTCAGTAGAAGAGCAAAACGCCATGCTGGCCCGCAGCGCCGACAATCCGTGGGGCGACTTCGTGGCCGCCCTCACCACCACCGACCCCGGCCTGGCCGGCGTGCACGCGCCCTTTGGCGGGGCCTGGCTGCGGCACGGCGGCCACGTAGCCGTGCGCGAGCTACTGGCGAGCATGGCCGCCGAAGGCACCCGCGACGGCTGGCTGCGCCGCGAAACGTTTGACTGGACCAGACTGGTTTTCGAGCCCGGTGGAGCCGAGTATGCCGGGCAGGTGCGGGCCCGCCACGTCATCTGCTGCGAAGGCGCGGCGGCGGTGCGCAACCCGTACTTCAGCTGGCTGCCCCTCACGCCCAACCAGGGCGAGGTGCTGGATGTGGACTGCGCGGACCTTAGTTCGGACCAAGTGCTCAACCGGGGGGCCTACGTGGTGCCGGTGGGCGCGGGGCGGTTTCGGGTGGGTGCCACCTACCGCTGGCCGCCGTTTGCCGATGGCCCCACGGCCGTGGGCCGCGAGGAGCTGGCCGCCCGACTCACCGTGGTAACCGACCTGCCGTTTGCCGTGACGGGGCAGCAAGCCGGGGTGCGGCCCGCCGTGCGCGACCGCCGGCCGCTAATGGGCCCCCACCCCACCGTGCCGGCGTTAAGCTTTTGCGGCGGCTACGGGTCCAAAGGTGTGATGCTGGCCCCACGGCTGGCAGTAATGCTAGCCGATTCGCTCCTTCACCAGACCGAACTTTGGCCCGATGCCAGCTTGCAGCGATACAACGCCTTGCAGCCCGTTGGCGTAACTTGA
- a CDS encoding nucleotidyltransferase substrate binding protein, producing MDTLDLTALERCLATLERAHARLVVTSPTNDDHDLFRAACVKEFELILEIVVRLLRKVLREYVTSTRELNEVPFKHILRLAVQHGLLSLDEVDRWLLHRDNRNTSAHEYGMQFAEKIVSSLPTFISDTHAVLATLRQQA from the coding sequence ATGGACACGCTCGACCTAACCGCTCTGGAACGCTGCCTGGCTACGCTGGAACGCGCGCATGCCCGGCTGGTCGTGACCAGTCCGACCAACGACGACCATGACCTTTTTCGGGCGGCCTGCGTGAAGGAGTTTGAATTGATACTCGAAATTGTAGTGAGGCTGCTGCGCAAGGTGCTGCGTGAATACGTGACCTCGACCCGTGAGCTGAATGAAGTACCGTTCAAGCATATTCTGCGGCTGGCGGTCCAGCATGGCCTGCTTAGCCTCGATGAAGTGGACCGCTGGCTGCTGCACCGCGACAATCGCAACACTTCAGCCCACGAATACGGGATGCAGTTTGCCGAGAAAATCGTGAGTTCCCTGCCCACCTTCATCAGCGATACCCACGCGGTGCTCGCCACCCTGCGCCAACAAGCCTGA
- a CDS encoding cytochrome c maturation protein CcmE domain-containing protein, which translates to MKKTHLFIVAIIAVAAAIILSTTADASVYVGFGEARTRAAEGNTTKVHVVGKLPRDSQKKPMGLEYDPVSDPNYFAFTLVDTTHLAQRVVYNNPKPQDFDASEQVVITGCMKGDVFMADQILLKCPSKYVKKDLKGATASIN; encoded by the coding sequence ATGAAGAAGACGCATCTGTTCATTGTTGCCATTATCGCGGTAGCCGCCGCCATCATTCTCAGCACCACGGCCGATGCCAGCGTGTACGTGGGCTTTGGCGAGGCCCGCACCCGGGCCGCCGAGGGCAACACCACCAAAGTGCACGTAGTAGGCAAGCTGCCCCGCGATTCCCAGAAGAAGCCCATGGGCCTGGAGTATGACCCGGTATCAGACCCTAACTACTTCGCCTTCACGCTGGTCGACACCACACACCTGGCCCAGCGCGTGGTGTACAACAACCCCAAGCCCCAGGATTTCGACGCTTCCGAGCAGGTCGTTATCACTGGCTGCATGAAGGGCGACGTGTTCATGGCCGACCAGATTCTGCTGAAATGCCCCAGTAAGTACGTGAAGAAGGATTTGAAGGGCGCGACAGCTTCGATCAACTAA
- a CDS encoding nucleotidyltransferase family protein, with translation MLHLRPKDLALVHDLIARHLPAEVAVWAYGSRVNGNHHEGSDLDLVLRTPDLTPLPGRLLAGFREALTESNLPIFVDTHDWATLPESFHPRILNRYEVVRPCAPVPAVTA, from the coding sequence ATGCTGCATCTGCGCCCCAAAGACCTCGCCTTAGTACACGACCTCATCGCCCGGCACCTGCCCGCCGAAGTTGCCGTGTGGGCCTACGGCAGCCGCGTAAACGGCAACCACCACGAGGGCAGCGACTTGGATTTGGTGCTGCGCACCCCCGACCTGACCCCGCTGCCGGGCCGCCTGCTCGCCGGGTTCCGCGAAGCGCTGACCGAGAGCAACCTCCCGATTTTTGTGGATACGCACGACTGGGCTACCCTGCCCGAGTCGTTCCATCCGAGAATTCTTAACCGCTACGAAGTGGTGCGTCCCTGCGCGCCCGTACCAGCGGTAACCGCCTGA
- a CDS encoding CDP-alcohol phosphatidyltransferase family protein yields the protein MKRHLPNAVTCLNLLCGCLALTNIFAGRLEIGAWFVAAAAAADFADGLLARALRVSSAIGKDLDSLADMVSFGVVPGAIFFELLTRSVGAGGLPEWVPYFGFAVSIFSALRLAKFNNDTRQTTSFIGLPTPASTLVVASLPLILAYDQFGVAPIILNPWLLLGLTALLSGLLVAELPLFALKFKNLRWADNRRRFLFMLLAAGLLLVLKAAAVPLVVLLYVLLSVPKTAVR from the coding sequence ATGAAAAGACACCTGCCCAACGCCGTTACCTGCCTCAATCTATTATGTGGCTGCCTGGCGCTGACCAATATTTTTGCCGGCCGGCTGGAAATCGGGGCCTGGTTTGTGGCTGCCGCCGCCGCCGCCGACTTTGCCGACGGCCTGCTGGCCCGGGCCCTGCGCGTATCCTCCGCCATTGGCAAAGACCTTGATTCGCTGGCCGATATGGTTTCCTTCGGGGTAGTGCCGGGCGCTATTTTCTTTGAGCTGCTCACGCGGAGCGTGGGCGCGGGTGGGCTGCCGGAATGGGTACCTTATTTCGGCTTCGCGGTCAGCATCTTCTCGGCCCTGCGGCTGGCCAAGTTCAACAACGACACTCGGCAGACGACTTCCTTTATTGGCCTGCCCACGCCAGCCTCCACGCTGGTGGTGGCTTCGCTACCGCTCATTCTGGCGTACGACCAGTTTGGTGTTGCGCCCATCATTCTGAATCCCTGGCTGTTGTTGGGCCTCACGGCGCTGCTCTCGGGGCTGCTGGTGGCCGAGCTGCCCCTGTTTGCCCTCAAGTTTAAGAACCTGCGCTGGGCCGATAACCGGCGGCGGTTTCTGTTTATGCTGCTGGCGGCAGGATTATTGCTGGTGCTCAAAGCCGCCGCCGTGCCGCTGGTGGTGCTGCTCTACGTGCTGCTCTCGGTGCCGAAAACGGCCGTTCGGTAG
- the ccsA gene encoding cytochrome c biogenesis protein CcsA: MTTAAIIGSVSGLVMTVGGVWGGQRLVEQRGGGALWKGLAVLLIVGATVAGFLAPVPALPIVNESIRNLFFHVPMWFAMIMVLLVSVWYSIRYLREPSARLDVLAHESAKTGIVLGLLGLATGSLWGRFTWGAWWTPDPRLNGAAVAMLIYGAYLVLRGSFQDEQQRARVSAIYNIFAFAAVIPLLFVLPRLSGPSLHPGQTGNPGFNQYDLDNTMRKVFYPAVIGWILFAFWVAQVSSRYVFLKLKHDEQ, from the coding sequence ATGACTACAGCGGCAATTATTGGCAGTGTGTCGGGCCTCGTGATGACGGTGGGCGGCGTGTGGGGCGGGCAGCGCCTGGTGGAGCAGCGTGGCGGCGGCGCACTCTGGAAAGGCCTGGCCGTGCTGCTGATTGTGGGCGCGACGGTGGCCGGCTTTCTGGCCCCGGTGCCAGCCCTGCCCATTGTGAACGAGAGCATCCGCAACCTGTTCTTCCACGTACCGATGTGGTTTGCCATGATTATGGTATTACTCGTATCGGTGTGGTATTCCATCCGGTACCTGCGCGAGCCTTCGGCCCGGCTCGATGTACTCGCCCATGAGTCGGCCAAAACCGGCATCGTGCTGGGCCTGCTGGGCCTGGCCACCGGCAGCCTGTGGGGCCGCTTCACCTGGGGCGCGTGGTGGACGCCCGACCCCCGCCTGAACGGCGCGGCCGTGGCCATGCTCATCTACGGGGCCTACCTGGTGCTGCGCGGTTCGTTTCAAGACGAGCAGCAGCGGGCGCGGGTTTCGGCTATCTACAACATTTTTGCGTTTGCGGCGGTCATTCCGCTGCTGTTTGTGCTGCCCCGCCTCAGCGGCCCCTCGCTGCACCCGGGCCAGACCGGCAACCCGGGCTTCAACCAATACGACCTCGACAACACCATGCGCAAGGTGTTTTACCCGGCCGTTATCGGCTGGATTTTGTTTGCCTTTTGGGTGGCCCAGGTGAGCAGCCGCTACGTTTTCCTGAAACTGAAACACGATGAACAATAA